A window of Blastomonas sp. SL216 contains these coding sequences:
- a CDS encoding SDR family oxidoreductase encodes MTPFLTLEGKRAVITSGTRGAGAATVALFRALGAQVLTCARSKPDALPAALFVAADLATASGAESLASAAHERLGGVDIIVHMLGGSAAPAGGFRALGDSDWAREIDLNLMPAVRIDRALVPAMMARGSGVVVHVTSIQRQLPLPEATTAYAAAKAALSAYSKSLSKEAAPHGVRVVRVSPGWIETEAAIALAQRLGEQSGGDIEAGKQLIMRSLGGIPLGRPSTPDEVASLIAFLASDRAGSITGTEHVIDGGTIPTA; translated from the coding sequence ATGACCCCGTTCCTGACGCTGGAGGGAAAGCGGGCGGTGATCACATCAGGCACGCGCGGCGCGGGTGCAGCGACCGTGGCACTGTTCCGCGCGCTGGGTGCACAGGTCCTCACCTGCGCCCGATCGAAGCCGGACGCGCTGCCCGCCGCACTGTTTGTTGCTGCCGACTTGGCGACCGCCAGCGGCGCGGAAAGCCTGGCATCGGCAGCGCATGAGCGGCTGGGCGGGGTGGACATCATCGTCCATATGCTGGGCGGATCCGCGGCGCCTGCCGGCGGCTTTCGCGCCTTGGGCGATTCGGACTGGGCGCGCGAGATCGACCTCAACCTGATGCCCGCCGTGCGGATCGACCGCGCGCTGGTGCCCGCGATGATGGCGCGCGGCAGCGGCGTCGTGGTTCATGTGACATCGATCCAGCGCCAGCTGCCCTTGCCCGAGGCGACCACCGCCTATGCCGCAGCCAAGGCCGCGCTTTCGGCGTACAGCAAAAGCCTGTCCAAGGAGGCGGCACCGCATGGCGTGCGAGTCGTGCGCGTTTCGCCGGGCTGGATCGAGACCGAGGCCGCCATCGCCCTGGCGCAGCGGCTGGGGGAGCAGTCAGGCGGCGACATCGAAGCCGGCAAGCAGCTGATCATGCGATCGCTGGGCGGCATTCCACTGGGTCGGCCGAGCACGCCCGATGAGGTCGCTAGCCTGATTGCCTTTCTGGCATCGGATCGCGCGGGCAGCATCACCGGCACCGAACATGTCATCGATGGCGGCACGATCCCCACGGCTTGA
- a CDS encoding nuclear transport factor 2 family protein, with product MTIPLPPAIAGYFAADSSDDIATLLPIFTDDAVVVDEGNTHRGHGEIAAWKTRASTQYSYTVAPFAIHQDGDQITVTAHLAGNFPGSPVDLRYRFALQGDRIAALEIAP from the coding sequence ATGACAATCCCGCTCCCCCCAGCGATTGCTGGCTATTTCGCTGCAGACAGCAGCGACGATATCGCGACCCTGTTGCCCATCTTCACCGATGATGCGGTGGTGGTCGACGAGGGCAATACCCATAGAGGCCATGGCGAGATCGCCGCGTGGAAGACCCGGGCATCGACCCAGTACAGCTATACAGTGGCCCCCTTTGCCATCCATCAGGACGGAGACCAGATCACCGTCACTGCGCACCTGGCCGGGAATTTTCCCGGCAGCCCGGTCGACCTGCGCTATCGCTTTGCGCTGCAAGGCGATCGGATTGCGGCACTGGAGATCGCGCCATGA
- a CDS encoding LysR family transcriptional regulator, with product MADSGLARFDAVLAVARCGSFRAAAGELGMSTTALSHAVARLEQQLGVRLFNRTTRSVALTEAGRAFIEQIGPAVRMIDEAMQGARAHQDVPSGTLRINAFASAAREIMAPLILAYVRHYPQVHIDLVTEGRLVDIVAAGFDLGIRRVDFVPSDMIALRLGGARRHAVVATPRYFADHPAPRVPADLVHHDCIRIRLPNGELYRWHFEKDGQAEQIEVSGPVTLDESSLARIAVLEGMGIGYFMESDVASDLASGHLVRVLEAWTPTLPPLCLYYPDRRNPPAAFRTFIEFARNFAASAAG from the coding sequence ATGGCTGATTCCGGGCTGGCCAGATTTGATGCGGTGCTCGCGGTTGCTCGGTGCGGGTCGTTTCGGGCGGCCGCCGGCGAACTGGGCATGTCGACGACAGCGTTGAGCCATGCCGTCGCCAGGCTTGAGCAGCAGCTGGGGGTGCGTCTGTTCAACCGCACCACCCGCAGCGTCGCGCTGACCGAGGCGGGGCGCGCCTTTATCGAGCAGATCGGTCCGGCCGTCCGGATGATCGATGAGGCGATGCAAGGCGCGCGGGCGCATCAGGATGTGCCCTCCGGCACCTTGCGCATCAATGCCTTTGCCAGCGCCGCGCGCGAGATAATGGCCCCGTTGATCCTCGCATATGTGCGGCACTATCCCCAGGTGCATATCGATCTGGTGACCGAGGGGCGGCTGGTGGATATCGTGGCGGCGGGGTTCGACCTTGGTATCCGGCGCGTCGATTTCGTGCCGTCGGACATGATTGCGCTCCGGCTGGGCGGCGCGCGCCGCCATGCGGTGGTGGCGACGCCGCGTTATTTTGCCGACCATCCGGCACCGCGCGTTCCCGCAGATCTTGTCCACCACGATTGCATCCGCATCCGGCTGCCCAATGGCGAATTGTACCGCTGGCATTTCGAAAAGGACGGGCAGGCCGAGCAGATCGAGGTTTCCGGGCCAGTGACGCTCGACGAATCCAGCCTTGCGCGCATCGCGGTGCTGGAGGGCATGGGCATCGGCTATTTCATGGAAAGCGATGTCGCCAGCGATCTGGCGTCCGGGCATCTGGTCCGGGTGCTGGAGGCATGGACCCCGACGCTGCCGCCTTTGTGCCTTTACTACCCCGATCGTCGCAACCCGCCTGCGGCATTCCGGACATTTATCGAGTTTGCCCGCAATTTTGCCGCCTCTGCCGCTGGCTGA
- a CDS encoding thiamine phosphate synthase yields the protein MRRRQPGNTLPMLWLISDARNDAVLERAIRRLPLGSGLVFRHYHLDPDVRRLRFDRLARLIRARDGLIVLAGDAQTARCWRADGVYGAPDGRAAHGLVRLATVHDMRELARANAAIGPALALISPVFATRTHPGGAHLGVPRFAALARLSRLAVMALGGMTRARSRQIAAIINGWAAIDGLSR from the coding sequence ATGCGCCGCCGCCAGCCCGGAAACACCCTGCCCATGCTCTGGCTGATCAGCGACGCGCGCAACGACGCCGTGCTGGAGCGCGCGATCCGCCGCCTTCCCTTGGGATCGGGGCTGGTGTTCCGGCATTATCACCTCGACCCCGATGTGCGGCGGCTGCGGTTCGACCGGCTGGCGAGGCTGATCCGCGCGCGTGATGGGCTGATCGTGCTGGCAGGCGATGCGCAGACCGCGCGGTGCTGGCGCGCGGACGGGGTCTATGGCGCGCCGGATGGCCGGGCAGCGCACGGGCTGGTCCGGCTGGCGACCGTGCACGACATGCGCGAACTCGCCCGTGCCAATGCCGCCATCGGCCCGGCGCTGGCGCTGATCTCCCCCGTTTTTGCCACGCGCACCCATCCGGGCGGTGCCCATCTGGGCGTGCCGAGATTCGCTGCCCTCGCCCGGCTGTCGCGCCTGGCGGTGATGGCGCTCGGCGGCATGACCCGCGCCCGGTCCCGCCAGATTGCTGCGATCATTAACGGCTGGGCCGCGATCGACGGGCTGTCGCGATAG
- a CDS encoding YggS family pyridoxal phosphate-dependent enzyme has protein sequence MDIQSHATLSPLATVREAIARSEKIAGRPAGSTTLIAISKTKPADAIEALIGEGQMVFGENRVQEAALKFPDLRARYPQLQLHMVGQLQSNKADEAVALFDCIHSLDRMSLAKALASAMDKAGKRVPCFVQVNIGEEEQKGGCAIADLPQFLADVRAMGLPVIGLMAVPPANVEPSPYFALLAKLVRDHGLDQLSMGMSGDYETAVRIGATHVRIGSALFGAR, from the coding sequence ATGGATATACAAAGCCACGCCACCTTGAGCCCGCTCGCCACCGTCCGTGAAGCTATCGCCCGGTCGGAGAAGATCGCCGGACGCCCGGCCGGATCGACGACGCTGATCGCCATTTCCAAGACCAAGCCGGCAGACGCTATCGAGGCGCTGATCGGCGAGGGGCAGATGGTGTTCGGCGAAAACCGGGTGCAGGAGGCGGCGCTGAAATTCCCCGACCTGCGCGCACGCTATCCGCAGCTGCAGCTGCACATGGTCGGCCAGCTGCAATCGAACAAGGCGGACGAAGCCGTTGCGCTGTTCGACTGCATCCACTCGCTCGACCGCATGTCGCTCGCCAAGGCGCTGGCGAGCGCGATGGACAAGGCAGGCAAGCGCGTGCCGTGCTTCGTGCAGGTCAATATCGGCGAGGAAGAGCAGAAGGGCGGATGCGCTATTGCCGATCTGCCGCAGTTCCTCGCGGATGTGCGCGCGATGGGTCTGCCTGTCATCGGCCTGATGGCGGTGCCGCCCGCCAATGTCGAACCCTCGCCCTATTTCGCGCTGCTTGCCAAGCTGGTGCGCGATCACGGGCTCGATCAGCTCAGCATGGGCATGTCGGGCGATTATGAAACCGCGGTGCGGATCGGCGCGACGCATGTCCGGATCGGCTCTGCACTGTTCGGTGCGCGATAG